A window of Terriglobus sp. RCC_193 contains these coding sequences:
- a CDS encoding helicase HerA-like domain-containing protein, translating into MPEPLLIAKTDTKELTLLPGMANRHGLVAGATGTGKTVTLEVMAQAFSSIGVPVFAADVKGDLSGIAEPGTSSPKFDARVQKLGLGTWTFAGCPVTFWDVLGEEGSPLRTTVSEIGPLLFARILNLNDTQTAVLTLVFKIADDQGLLLLDLKDLKAMLNAVGETAKTYQTEYGNISAASIGAIQRGLVSLEQQGGDKFLGEPALNIDDLLQTVDGKGVVNILAADKLMQSPQLYATFLLWLLSELYEHLPEVGDIDKPKLVFFFDEAHLLFNDLPAQLSQKIEQVVRLIRSKGVGIYFVTQNPADIPPVVLSQLGNRVQHALRAFTPQEQKAVKVAAQTFRVNPALNTEEAISQLGVGEALVSFLDEQGTPTIVERAWVIPPHARIGPVTPDERKALMQTSVVAGVYDKTVDRESAYERLQQRANTSSNANNAAPAGTPSPMPQDMPVPQDVPQQQSGGWLSSMTEVLTQHGPTGPRGGRGADSIIETAAKSAARAMASQAGRQIVRGVLGSIMGSMMGSSSRRNNY; encoded by the coding sequence TTGCCGGAACCGTTACTGATTGCGAAGACCGACACCAAAGAACTGACGCTGCTGCCCGGAATGGCCAACCGCCACGGCCTTGTCGCCGGAGCCACAGGCACCGGAAAGACCGTAACACTGGAAGTGATGGCGCAAGCCTTCAGCAGCATCGGCGTACCTGTCTTCGCCGCGGACGTGAAGGGTGATCTCAGCGGCATTGCCGAGCCCGGAACGTCATCCCCGAAGTTCGATGCGCGCGTGCAGAAGCTGGGGTTGGGCACATGGACCTTCGCCGGTTGCCCGGTCACCTTCTGGGATGTCCTCGGTGAAGAAGGCAGCCCGCTGCGCACCACCGTCAGCGAGATCGGCCCGTTACTCTTCGCACGCATTCTGAACCTGAACGACACGCAAACCGCCGTGCTGACGCTGGTCTTCAAAATCGCAGACGATCAGGGACTTCTGCTGCTGGATCTGAAAGACCTGAAGGCCATGCTGAATGCCGTCGGCGAAACCGCAAAGACCTACCAGACGGAGTACGGCAACATCTCAGCCGCCTCCATTGGAGCCATTCAGCGCGGCCTCGTCTCGCTGGAGCAGCAGGGCGGCGACAAGTTCCTCGGCGAACCTGCGCTGAACATTGACGACCTGTTGCAGACCGTCGATGGCAAAGGGGTGGTCAACATTCTTGCAGCGGACAAGCTGATGCAGTCGCCGCAACTCTACGCGACATTCCTGCTGTGGCTGCTGAGCGAGCTATACGAACACCTGCCCGAAGTGGGCGACATAGACAAGCCCAAGCTCGTCTTCTTCTTTGATGAAGCGCATCTGCTCTTCAACGATCTGCCTGCACAACTCTCGCAAAAGATTGAGCAAGTAGTGCGACTGATCCGCAGCAAGGGCGTGGGCATTTACTTCGTCACGCAGAACCCCGCGGACATTCCGCCGGTAGTGCTTTCGCAGCTTGGCAACCGCGTACAACATGCGTTGCGTGCCTTCACGCCGCAGGAACAAAAAGCCGTGAAAGTCGCCGCGCAAACCTTCCGCGTGAATCCGGCGTTGAATACAGAAGAGGCCATCAGCCAGCTTGGCGTGGGCGAAGCATTGGTTAGTTTTCTCGACGAACAAGGCACGCCCACCATCGTGGAACGCGCATGGGTAATCCCGCCACACGCACGCATCGGGCCGGTAACGCCTGACGAACGCAAAGCACTGATGCAGACCTCCGTTGTTGCCGGTGTGTACGACAAGACGGTCGATCGCGAGAGCGCCTACGAGCGTCTGCAGCAGCGCGCCAACACATCCTCCAACGCAAACAATGCAGCGCCTGCGGGAACACCTTCGCCCATGCCGCAGGATATGCCAGTCCCACAAGACGTCCCACAACAACAAAGTGGCGGTTGGCTATCCAGCATGACGGAAGTACTGACGCAACATGGGCCGACAGGACCTCGTGGTGGTCGCGGAGCTGACTCGATTATTGAAACAGCCGCGAAATCCGCCGCACGCGCCATGGCAAGCCAGGCAGGAAGACAGATTGTGCGCGGTGTCCTCGGCTCCATCATGGGCAGCATGATGGGATCGTCTTCGCGTCGTAACAATTACTAA
- the lepB gene encoding signal peptidase I, producing MAETAVAHKEEKQETLPESLAGLAYVLVIGLFIMTFLFQNFAIPSGSMEKTLLVGDHVLVDRVTLAPATQWMPLEWHRQVHRGDVIVFVKPHPENPDLILVKRAIGLPGDRIHLEHGIVYRNGQRLDEPQISVPDNSGIPSHNYDTARDDFPRDIEGISSAAAMNNAEHWAVDIRNHVQNGELVVPEGVVFAMGDNRLESLDSRYWGFVPQQNLIGRPMFVYWSFVTPDDQVMKAQYPSTAGWFLHVITHFFSDTRWSRTLHRIQ from the coding sequence ATGGCTGAAACCGCAGTCGCCCACAAAGAAGAGAAGCAAGAGACTCTGCCCGAATCACTCGCCGGACTGGCGTACGTACTGGTCATCGGTCTCTTTATCATGACGTTCCTCTTCCAGAACTTCGCCATCCCCTCGGGGTCGATGGAGAAGACGCTGCTCGTTGGCGACCATGTTCTGGTGGATCGCGTCACACTGGCACCCGCCACACAGTGGATGCCGCTGGAATGGCATCGCCAGGTGCATCGCGGTGACGTGATTGTTTTCGTAAAACCCCATCCGGAGAATCCAGACCTCATCCTGGTGAAGCGTGCCATTGGCTTGCCGGGGGACCGCATTCATCTGGAGCACGGCATTGTGTACCGTAATGGTCAGCGCCTGGATGAGCCGCAGATTTCTGTTCCGGATAATTCCGGCATTCCCAGCCACAACTACGACACGGCACGTGACGACTTTCCGCGCGACATTGAAGGCATCTCGTCTGCCGCTGCAATGAACAATGCCGAACACTGGGCCGTGGATATTCGCAATCATGTGCAGAACGGCGAACTCGTCGTGCCCGAAGGTGTTGTCTTCGCGATGGGCGACAACCGCCTGGAGAGCCTCGACAGCCGCTACTGGGGCTTTGTTCCGCAGCAAAACCTGATTGGCAGGCCCATGTTCGTCTACTGGTCGTTTGTTACACCTGACGATCAGGTGATGAAGGCACAGTATCCCAGCACCGCCGGATGGTTCCTGCACGTCATCACGCATTTCTTCAGCGACACCCGCTGGAGCCGCACCTTGCACCGGATTCAGTAG
- a CDS encoding type II toxin-antitoxin system VapC family toxin — protein sequence MYLLDTNIVSETVKDHGDTSAARFLRSVSHQYLYLSVITIEELLFGIRLLVQGPKRTRLEHWFKDRIIPTFADRIVEVDVRIADVCSTKLATARRKGKNPSLADALIAATATVHGLSIVTLNRKDFEPLDVPLVDL from the coding sequence ATGTACCTGCTTGACACCAATATCGTCTCAGAAACAGTCAAGGATCACGGAGACACGAGTGCTGCACGATTTCTGCGGAGCGTGTCACACCAGTATCTCTATTTGAGCGTCATCACCATCGAAGAACTGCTCTTCGGCATCCGCCTCCTGGTGCAAGGGCCGAAGCGAACACGGCTGGAGCATTGGTTCAAAGACAGGATCATCCCAACATTTGCTGACCGCATCGTTGAGGTAGATGTTCGGATTGCGGACGTCTGTTCGACCAAGCTGGCCACGGCACGTCGCAAGGGCAAGAATCCGTCTCTGGCAGATGCACTGATTGCAGCGACCGCAACAGTGCATGGTCTGAGTATCGTGACCTTAAACCGAAAAGACTTCGAACCGCTGGATGTACCGTTAGTGGATCTCTAG
- the rpsU gene encoding 30S ribosomal protein S21 → MAEVRLQEGEPLENALRRFKRKVQQEDIIKEVKRHSFYLKPGEKKRVKEALARKRNRKKVRKEQD, encoded by the coding sequence ATGGCAGAAGTACGTCTCCAAGAGGGCGAACCCCTTGAGAATGCACTGCGCCGCTTCAAGCGGAAGGTTCAGCAGGAAGACATCATCAAGGAAGTCAAGCGCCACTCCTTCTACCTGAAGCCCGGCGAAAAGAAGCGCGTCAAGGAAGCACTGGCACGCAAGCGGAATCGCAAGAAGGTTCGTAAGGAACAGGATTAA
- a CDS encoding sulfatase-like hydrolase/transferase — protein MLVLLLLCGLRLSAQQPTPVRNVVLVMTDGMRWQEIFRGADETLLTPENYYNKRDVAPLKQQFLAATPEERRRKLMPFFWEHFGSTGFIFGDQDAGSTASVTNGKNFSYPGYSETLTGHPDPRIDSNDDKPNPNLTVLAWLNHTPKFKGSVAAFGAWHTIANAVNPEKCGCVDNAAYDPLLISPMPDALTVLNAVKRDSPREWEDETVDAPTFYTAMEYVKAKKPHVLYISLGETDEWAHAGNYGEYLLSAHRADQYMKQLWDLLQSMPEYRDSTALIFTTDHGRGTVGDAWRKHGEKVPESKDIFIAVSTPGLNGKGIQKNAAVVTQSQVAATLARFLGENWNVAEPKAGAPLPLK, from the coding sequence ATGCTTGTTCTTTTGCTGCTTTGTGGACTGCGTCTATCCGCGCAGCAGCCAACGCCCGTCCGCAATGTGGTGCTGGTGATGACCGACGGTATGCGCTGGCAGGAGATCTTCCGAGGCGCGGACGAGACTCTGCTGACACCGGAGAACTACTACAACAAGCGCGACGTTGCGCCGCTGAAGCAGCAGTTCCTGGCAGCCACGCCGGAAGAGCGCCGCCGCAAGCTGATGCCGTTTTTCTGGGAGCACTTTGGTTCCACCGGGTTCATCTTTGGCGATCAGGATGCCGGTTCCACCGCCTCCGTGACCAATGGCAAGAACTTCTCCTATCCCGGATATTCGGAGACGCTGACCGGGCATCCGGACCCGCGCATTGACTCGAATGACGACAAGCCGAACCCGAACCTGACAGTGCTGGCGTGGCTGAATCACACGCCGAAGTTCAAGGGCAGCGTTGCGGCGTTTGGTGCATGGCACACCATTGCCAATGCCGTGAATCCGGAGAAGTGCGGCTGCGTGGACAATGCGGCGTACGATCCGCTGCTGATTTCACCAATGCCGGATGCGCTGACAGTGCTGAATGCGGTGAAACGTGATTCTCCACGCGAATGGGAAGACGAGACGGTGGATGCGCCAACGTTCTACACGGCGATGGAGTATGTGAAGGCGAAGAAGCCACATGTGCTGTACATCTCGCTAGGGGAGACGGATGAATGGGCGCATGCTGGCAACTACGGCGAGTATCTGCTGTCGGCGCACCGGGCGGATCAGTACATGAAGCAGCTTTGGGATTTACTGCAATCTATGCCGGAGTATCGCGATTCGACAGCGCTGATATTTACCACCGATCATGGTCGCGGTACGGTTGGCGATGCGTGGCGGAAGCATGGCGAGAAGGTGCCGGAGTCGAAGGATATCTTCATCGCTGTGAGTACGCCGGGGCTGAACGGTAAGGGCATCCAGAAGAATGCCGCAGTGGTGACGCAGTCGCAGGTGGCGGCGACGCTGGCGCGTTTCCTGGGTGAGAACTGGAATGTTGCGGAGCCCAAAGCCGGTGCGCCTTTGCCATTGAAGTAG
- a CDS encoding radical SAM protein, with the protein MAKASKLAEKALTLAAQGAWVVFDKLNNISPNPSFTPKWSDKPLLKSYQKEKPPLGWPRTTDSLCPRCVPEIRQQIVDGKLPHEILLNEKVGEIKAQIIERDGQILMVKDCPIHGHFEDVMSIDPPMMKHLEDVFPGRDIRAHNDEKLHNHGTSTVTHGRGSVLTIDLTNRCNMMCDPCFMDANQVGFVHELTWDEIKTMLDNAIQIKPRRQMSVQFSGGEPTLSPYFLDAVAYARKVGYNSVQAATNGIEFAKSKEFAKAAAEAGLRYAYLQFDGIGNAANSHRKVGNSFDVKLQAIHNLHEAGVDIVPVTCIINGINNEQVGRIIEFALDNPKKINFLSFQPVSFTGRDEAVSDERRQAQRYTLSHLAHDIRNQTGLGESTRDWFPISFMSTFSDWADLVHGPDHDWGQLSCGCHPNCGIGMALMIDKETKEAVPVTAFLNAVQLAKDVARVNDAARGKFLSIVGVSLALLRNYDPTKSPTHFRIMDLLQKFDKCFGATGRNYGKVTGDRTMADIEKRRADRWNFLFIAGMWFQDLFNYDFRRTEQCIIPYATQEGEISFCAYNTGVGWRNIIEKMHMTSTLTKWYEEHGRHEIFAGGKKVAIEKQEKYDLVLNQAHVDSAANDTFDKSGIAKNAREEKIRARDAKLKQDAENARMAKLYRKEILKEAETPGGFVAIGEIGGLGGIKPAAPATSNVEVVNAISNDELVAGD; encoded by the coding sequence ATGGCCAAGGCATCGAAGCTCGCAGAAAAAGCCCTTACGCTTGCAGCGCAAGGCGCATGGGTAGTGTTTGACAAGCTGAACAACATCAGCCCGAACCCGTCGTTCACACCGAAGTGGAGCGACAAGCCTCTGCTGAAGAGCTACCAGAAGGAAAAGCCTCCCCTTGGCTGGCCCCGCACCACTGATTCCCTCTGCCCCCGCTGCGTGCCGGAGATCCGTCAGCAGATTGTGGACGGCAAACTGCCCCACGAAATCCTCCTGAACGAAAAGGTCGGCGAGATCAAGGCGCAGATCATCGAGCGCGATGGCCAGATCCTGATGGTGAAGGATTGTCCGATTCACGGCCATTTCGAGGACGTGATGTCCATCGATCCGCCGATGATGAAGCACCTGGAAGACGTCTTCCCGGGCCGCGACATCCGCGCCCACAATGACGAGAAGCTGCACAACCACGGCACCTCGACAGTCACGCACGGTCGTGGATCCGTTCTGACCATCGATCTGACCAACCGCTGCAACATGATGTGCGACCCCTGCTTCATGGATGCGAACCAGGTTGGCTTCGTTCACGAACTTACGTGGGACGAGATCAAGACCATGCTGGACAACGCGATCCAGATCAAGCCGCGTCGCCAGATGTCGGTACAGTTCTCGGGCGGTGAGCCGACCCTGAGCCCGTACTTCCTGGACGCTGTGGCCTATGCACGCAAGGTTGGTTACAACTCGGTGCAGGCTGCCACCAACGGTATTGAGTTTGCCAAGTCGAAGGAATTTGCGAAGGCCGCGGCGGAAGCCGGTCTGCGCTACGCATACCTCCAGTTCGACGGTATCGGCAACGCTGCCAACAGCCACCGTAAGGTTGGTAACTCGTTCGACGTGAAGCTGCAGGCGATCCACAACCTGCATGAGGCTGGTGTGGACATCGTTCCCGTCACCTGCATCATCAACGGCATCAACAACGAGCAGGTTGGCCGCATCATCGAGTTCGCGCTCGACAACCCGAAGAAGATCAACTTCCTCAGCTTCCAGCCGGTTTCGTTTACGGGCCGCGACGAAGCGGTTTCTGACGAGCGCCGCCAGGCACAGCGTTACACGCTGTCGCACCTTGCGCATGATATCCGCAACCAGACGGGCCTTGGCGAGTCCACCCGCGACTGGTTCCCGATTTCGTTCATGTCCACCTTCTCCGACTGGGCCGATCTGGTTCACGGACCGGATCATGACTGGGGTCAGCTCTCCTGCGGTTGCCACCCGAACTGCGGTATCGGCATGGCGTTGATGATCGATAAGGAAACGAAGGAAGCCGTTCCGGTGACCGCGTTCCTGAATGCAGTGCAGCTTGCCAAGGACGTGGCCCGCGTCAACGACGCAGCCCGCGGCAAGTTCCTGTCCATCGTCGGTGTATCGCTTGCTCTGCTGCGCAATTATGATCCGACGAAGTCGCCCACGCACTTCCGCATCATGGATCTGCTGCAGAAGTTCGACAAGTGCTTCGGCGCCACTGGCCGCAATTATGGCAAGGTGACCGGTGACCGCACCATGGCTGACATTGAGAAGCGCCGCGCTGACCGCTGGAACTTCCTCTTTATCGCCGGCATGTGGTTCCAGGATCTGTTTAACTACGACTTCCGCCGTACCGAGCAGTGCATCATCCCGTACGCCACGCAGGAAGGCGAAATCAGCTTCTGCGCGTACAACACGGGCGTTGGCTGGCGCAACATCATCGAAAAAATGCACATGACGTCGACCCTCACCAAGTGGTACGAGGAGCACGGCCGTCACGAAATCTTCGCCGGTGGCAAGAAGGTTGCGATCGAGAAGCAGGAGAAGTATGACCTGGTGCTGAACCAGGCGCATGTGGACTCTGCGGCGAACGACACCTTCGATAAGAGTGGTATCGCCAAGAACGCTCGCGAAGAGAAGATTCGCGCACGCGATGCGAAGCTGAAGCAGGATGCAGAGAACGCCCGCATGGCGAAGCTCTACCGCAAGGAAATCCTGAAGGAGGCCGAGACCCCCGGCGGCTTCGTCGCCATCGGCGAAATCGGCGGACTGGGCGGCATCAAGCCCGCAGCTCCGGCAACCAGCAACGTCGAAGTGGTGAACGCGATCAGCAACGACGAACTGGTCGCAGGCGACTAG
- a CDS encoding type II toxin-antitoxin system prevent-host-death family antitoxin — protein MATWGLAEAKAKFSEVVERAERHEPQEITRNGKPVAVIVSREEWEARKAMPPIRPAKGMSAWDAMRPSKLGRAGDFTAERDRTSARAAKF, from the coding sequence ATGGCGACGTGGGGATTGGCAGAAGCAAAGGCAAAGTTCAGCGAAGTGGTGGAACGCGCCGAACGGCATGAACCGCAAGAGATCACCCGCAACGGGAAACCTGTGGCCGTGATTGTTTCGCGTGAGGAGTGGGAGGCGCGGAAGGCTATGCCTCCCATCCGTCCTGCAAAGGGTATGAGCGCCTGGGATGCGATGCGACCATCCAAGCTGGGACGCGCAGGCGACTTTACAGCCGAGCGCGACCGTACATCGGCGCGTGCTGCGAAGTTCTGA
- a CDS encoding septal ring lytic transglycosylase RlpA family protein, which yields MTAGGSPKGWQRAALVFASLLLVLLTTGCHHKAKVSRKYPPPPPVRGSAPSSSSATAKRPLPAYATPPPNWNDNALAPRDSSTEVGLASWYGPPYHNRQAANGQPFDQNAMTAAHRTLPMGTTVRVTNTATNQSVVVVITDRGPFVHGRVLDLSLAAAKATGVYRAGVTQVRIEVLQQRAGVSPTGRWCVQIGAFQDARNALRLQNDLQKRYGSAKVLEFQGPTGHWVRINPLGYDKRQAVAIADSLRTAEPDALPYLVRLD from the coding sequence ATGACGGCAGGCGGTAGCCCCAAAGGATGGCAACGCGCAGCGCTGGTATTTGCCAGCCTGCTGCTGGTGCTGCTCACCACTGGATGCCATCACAAGGCCAAGGTGTCGCGGAAGTATCCGCCTCCTCCGCCGGTGCGCGGCAGTGCTCCTTCCTCCAGTTCCGCAACAGCGAAACGGCCTCTGCCGGCCTATGCAACACCGCCGCCGAACTGGAATGACAATGCCCTGGCTCCCCGCGACTCCAGCACAGAAGTAGGCCTTGCCAGCTGGTACGGCCCGCCGTATCACAACCGGCAGGCCGCCAACGGCCAACCCTTCGACCAGAACGCGATGACCGCGGCCCATCGAACGCTCCCCATGGGTACCACGGTCCGCGTGACCAACACCGCGACCAATCAATCGGTCGTGGTGGTCATTACCGACCGAGGTCCCTTCGTGCACGGGCGTGTGCTGGATCTGTCGCTGGCCGCAGCCAAAGCCACAGGCGTTTATCGTGCGGGCGTGACGCAGGTACGGATTGAAGTGCTTCAACAGCGGGCCGGCGTATCGCCCACGGGCAGATGGTGCGTACAAATTGGGGCGTTTCAGGACGCTCGCAACGCCCTTCGTCTGCAAAACGACCTGCAGAAACGCTACGGCAGCGCAAAGGTGCTGGAATTTCAAGGACCCACCGGCCATTGGGTACGCATCAATCCACTCGGATACGACAAGCGACAGGCGGTAGCAATCGCAGACAGCCTGCGAACCGCCGAACCGGATGCTCTGCCCTATCTTGTGCGACTGGATTAG
- a CDS encoding A/G-specific adenine glycosylase, with protein sequence MKLLHASRNTSSEITVEPAFTPAQRTEFTRSLRRWYEQHARVLPWRGVRNPYRTWLSEIMLQQTRVNAVLEHYERFLRRFPTIISLALAPEDEVLAQWSGLGYYRRARMLHRTAKLIVEEYGGELPSTAVGLRRLPGIGAYTAAAIASIAFGESIAVVDGNVERVLLRVLGLPETPGAKMVEFLERTANALVPKQNAGDHNQAMMELGAMICTPRAPRCMECPVFTLCRTRGEHPTLERIPMRSERVRYALTTRRRQDGLEVLLQRRPKEASLMANMLELPQLSMKTEAGDLVLLEEPLLRVRHSIVGTNYYVEVVGMATRREAAKYTLRSDAMEWVPVAKLQEFPLTGLARKVLQRMKLMKLPGGLPQEVPLLIGRGGRAATGKKA encoded by the coding sequence ATGAAACTCTTGCACGCCTCCAGGAACACATCCTCTGAAATCACCGTCGAGCCGGCATTCACGCCCGCACAACGAACCGAATTTACGCGTAGTTTGCGCCGCTGGTATGAACAACATGCTCGCGTGTTGCCGTGGCGGGGTGTGCGCAATCCGTATCGCACGTGGCTTTCGGAGATCATGCTGCAGCAGACACGGGTAAACGCCGTACTGGAGCACTACGAACGGTTTTTGCGGCGCTTTCCCACCATCATTTCTTTAGCGCTGGCGCCGGAAGATGAAGTGCTGGCACAGTGGAGCGGGCTGGGCTATTACCGTCGTGCGCGTATGCTGCATCGCACGGCGAAGCTGATCGTGGAGGAGTACGGCGGCGAATTGCCGTCTACCGCTGTGGGGCTGCGAAGGCTTCCGGGGATTGGAGCCTACACCGCGGCAGCGATTGCGAGCATTGCGTTTGGCGAATCAATTGCCGTAGTGGACGGCAACGTGGAACGCGTGCTGCTGCGTGTGCTGGGGCTGCCGGAGACACCAGGCGCGAAGATGGTAGAGTTTCTGGAACGGACGGCCAATGCCCTGGTGCCAAAACAAAATGCCGGCGACCACAATCAGGCCATGATGGAACTTGGCGCCATGATCTGCACCCCGCGTGCGCCGCGATGCATGGAGTGCCCGGTGTTTACGCTGTGCCGGACGCGTGGCGAACATCCCACACTGGAGCGCATCCCCATGCGATCAGAACGTGTGCGCTATGCGCTGACCACGCGGCGCAGGCAGGACGGGCTGGAGGTGCTGCTGCAGCGGCGTCCGAAAGAGGCGTCGCTGATGGCCAACATGCTGGAACTGCCACAGCTTTCCATGAAGACAGAGGCGGGAGATCTGGTGCTGCTGGAAGAGCCGTTGCTGCGCGTGCGGCACTCAATTGTGGGCACCAATTACTACGTGGAAGTGGTGGGCATGGCAACGCGAAGAGAGGCTGCAAAATATACATTGCGCAGCGATGCAATGGAGTGGGTTCCGGTGGCGAAGCTACAGGAATTTCCGCTGACGGGCCTGGCCCGCAAGGTGTTGCAGAGAATGAAGCTGATGAAGCTTCCAGGTGGGCTGCCGCAGGAGGTTCCGCTCCTGATCGGGCGTGGCGGACGAGCGGCTACGGGCAAAAAAGCCTAG
- a CDS encoding AsmA family protein, translated as MENEEVLHDDHHPLWTPTIRRRLTFALIGVLVVVLLVVLPPYISISRYQRRVASAMSEALGRSVRIDNIQLHLLPLPGLTLSNFVVSETPEFGSEPVLRANTVEARLRLASLWRRRIEVSRISLVSPSINLVRNPQTGRWNLQRIVTQASQITSAPTTQAKASEAPRFPYIEATDARLNIKNGEVKLPFSLKETEFALWLPEPDQWQLRLSGRPSRTDTDASDVGLVKLEATLGRGADLSSASIDLNGTWKPTPMGEATKLVAGSDQGWRGEASASATLKGTLNTARLNADLHLLSLHRADFAPEQTAQINAHCEADTAGLLRSLHDLRCAIPTKEDTSFLAAIDFLRNEPAPLSTRDKPDAAAKPGVFLLRGEIPDTFSFSTASIQASLKDASPNYALAWMRLFSRRIPKNLSLAGSLDLTAWKEDTGAENSRWGTTVVCTCTLPMQKDDAATANHAWNVVLTNVGTGNNSALLDTALTLTAYQTTAAVPGTPEPVVPRVAEGQSVIGTLDRNSYKLTFASADVAHLAARYFPPLGDGMPAETAEGSQLQTMRNWTGTPVWTVTSAAPAAKSKPRRHR; from the coding sequence ATGGAGAACGAAGAAGTCCTGCACGACGACCATCACCCACTGTGGACACCCACCATCCGCCGCCGCCTGACGTTTGCCCTGATTGGTGTGCTGGTGGTGGTGCTGCTGGTTGTTCTGCCGCCGTACATCAGTATCAGCCGGTATCAGCGACGGGTGGCGTCGGCCATGTCGGAGGCGCTTGGGCGCTCCGTGCGCATCGACAATATTCAGCTTCACCTGCTGCCGTTGCCGGGGTTGACGCTTTCGAATTTTGTGGTCAGCGAGACGCCGGAGTTTGGTTCAGAGCCGGTTCTTCGCGCTAACACCGTGGAAGCGCGGTTGCGTCTGGCATCGCTGTGGCGGCGACGGATTGAGGTGTCGCGCATCTCGCTGGTTTCGCCTTCCATCAACCTGGTGCGTAATCCGCAGACCGGCCGATGGAACTTGCAGCGCATCGTCACGCAGGCATCGCAGATCACCTCTGCGCCGACCACGCAGGCAAAAGCCAGCGAGGCTCCGCGTTTTCCGTATATTGAGGCAACGGATGCGCGCCTGAACATCAAGAACGGCGAGGTGAAGCTGCCGTTTTCGCTAAAGGAAACGGAGTTTGCGTTATGGTTGCCGGAACCGGATCAGTGGCAGCTTCGGCTTTCAGGCCGGCCTTCGCGCACAGATACAGACGCATCGGATGTGGGTCTGGTGAAATTGGAAGCCACACTGGGCCGAGGGGCGGATCTGTCGTCTGCCAGCATCGATCTCAACGGGACCTGGAAACCCACTCCGATGGGCGAGGCCACGAAGCTGGTCGCTGGAAGTGACCAGGGATGGCGCGGTGAAGCCTCTGCTTCGGCAACGCTGAAGGGAACGCTGAACACGGCGCGCCTGAATGCAGATCTGCATCTGCTCTCGCTACATCGTGCGGACTTCGCACCGGAGCAAACGGCACAGATCAACGCGCATTGCGAAGCGGATACGGCTGGCCTGCTCCGCAGTCTGCATGACCTTCGTTGTGCTATTCCGACCAAGGAAGATACGTCGTTCCTTGCAGCCATTGACTTCCTGCGCAACGAACCCGCGCCGCTCAGCACACGCGACAAGCCGGATGCTGCGGCCAAACCGGGCGTCTTCCTGCTGCGTGGCGAAATTCCGGATACCTTCTCGTTCAGCACGGCTTCCATTCAGGCGTCACTGAAGGATGCGTCTCCGAATTACGCCCTGGCATGGATGCGCCTGTTCTCGCGCCGCATCCCAAAGAATCTCAGCCTTGCCGGATCGCTCGATCTGACGGCTTGGAAGGAAGACACCGGGGCGGAGAACAGCCGCTGGGGAACCACCGTGGTCTGCACCTGCACATTGCCTATGCAAAAGGACGATGCTGCAACTGCAAACCACGCCTGGAATGTGGTGCTTACGAATGTGGGAACGGGCAACAACAGCGCGTTGCTGGATACGGCGCTGACGCTTACCGCGTATCAGACAACAGCGGCTGTACCCGGAACGCCGGAACCTGTGGTACCACGCGTTGCTGAGGGGCAAAGCGTCATTGGCACGCTGGATCGCAACAGCTACAAGCTGACCTTCGCATCGGCAGATGTGGCACACCTTGCGGCTCGCTACTTTCCGCCGCTGGGCGATGGCATGCCTGCAGAAACCGCCGAGGGAAGCCAGCTTCAGACGATGCGTAACTGGACGGGAACTCCTGTCTGGACAGTAACTTCCGCTGCGCCTGCCGCGAAATCGAAGCCCCGGCGTCATCGCTAG